TACTTAATGTTATAATGCCTTAGTATTTATCAAACTAAGCAGGTGAATTTATGCAAGCATTAAAATCTCCTTCTATTCGAGTGATTTGGTACATAATTTGGCTAGCTTTGGTAATTTTTTCACAGAAACTAGAACAGCTATGTTTAGGTAATAAGGGATTGAATCCATTAATGGCTGTTATTTTTGTGGTTTTATCAGGGCTAATCTTATTTTTTATGTGGGCACGTTATCAGCATGAACAACAATGTTTTAATTCTCCTACCAACAGCTTACATCAGGGAATAACGGAATTTTTTGGTTTGATTGCTTTTGCTATTATTGCCATTGGTCTATTTATGATGCTGATTAGTTATTTAAAGGCTATGGGGCGCTTTCCATATCTAATCAATCGTGCTGATTATTTAGATCGGGGATCCATCGCTTTTTGGTTCGATTTATTAGCTACTTCATTAGTTATTGCCATTGAACAACAATTTGTGACCACCGGTTTTTTCTTTAATTATTTTTTAAGACGTAACTCTTTAGGTAGTGCTTTAGCAGGGATTTTTTTAAGTGGCTTAATTTATGGTTTGTTGAATTTAGAAGTGCTTCATTGGATCAATTTCTTTATTTATATGGCTATTGGTTGGATGCTGGCGACTATATATTTATCAACTCAAAATTTTCGTATTTGTGTAATGATGGCAGTTTTTATAGCCATTCTTAAGGTTATTTTAATTTAGAAGTTATATTTATAAACAAAGAGGATAAGTGTATAGGAAAAAACTAAATATTAGAATTACAAAAAAACTTTAGTTTAATTCGTCTTATCAATCAGTAAGAAAGCTGGATTAGCACGGACAATAGTATATTTAAAATTTAGAGTTTGTTATAATAATTTGCGTGGAGAAGTTAAAGGCGGTGGCGCTCTTATAGTGGGAGGTGGTGCTGATGGTGTAAATCATTCAGTTACAGATCCTAACGAAAGGAGTAGCCTAGGTGTCCATTGCGGACATTCTACAATTATTTCTGGTTATAATTAGTGTTGGCACATTCGGCATTGAGTTAATCAGATTGATTATAGAATTGATGAAATTCAACCGAAAAAAATAACCGCCTTACTTTGACCAGTAGCGGTTAGAATAATTTGTTGCTGCGTCACCGTCTTAAACGGCTCTGCATGAGAGTTGGTGCTAGCACACCAGCTCTTTTCTTTACATATAGTATAACATATAGCTATTAGTTTTGAAGTGATTAATCTTATCTATCTTTAAATTTCTTTCTTATGTTGTAGATATTGAGCTCGGATTAATTAAAGCAATCAGTAGAACAAGAGAAAAGGGAAAATATACCCCTTTTTTTAATCTTGAAATACTGGAGTATGCTCGTCTAAATACACAATCGCATAATGAATATTTTTTCTTACCCGCGCTTTTCAAAATTAAGATCACCAATATCTAATTTATATATTTGCTTAAATCCACACATCAATATTTCAACAATGTAGATTTTATAATGAATTAGAACTAAAAAATCTAAAGTAACACTTGATTTCATTATTTATGTAGTAAACACCATCTATCAACTCATCAACTGTTAGATGGTGTTGTATCGCTATATTACCCAAGGCATCATCAATACCTAAATTCTATATTAATTTTCAGCTATCCGCGTACCAGCCTCAAGGGTGTTATCTAGCTTATAAATAGATTGAATATCAATAATTACAACAGCTCCCCGATTAAATCTCTCTATAACAGGTTTTGGTAATAATTTTTCAGTAACTTCGTCGTTTTCATGAAGATGAGCAACGCCCTCAAAGCGAAAGCCCTTTTGGGCTTTTTTATCAGCTACGGCCACTGCTACTCGACCATTAGAGATGATATTATTGTAAGCATGACGAAATGTGTGCTCATAATATACTAAATGCTGATCATCTAACACATGCAATGATCCTTTCGGCCCAACTTTAGGATAGCCATCTTTATCAACTGTGGCCAAAAATGCGAACTGTTCTCCAATCATAGTTTTCATTTCTTCTGTTAAACTTTGCATAGTAATATCCTCCATAATAATTTACGTTAAAATCTTTTAAGTTACTTTTGACATTACCACCTAAGAAAAGTTCTGTCTAATGAAATGATTGGATAAACTAGGGCAGAAAAGTTACAAGATCTAAAAGCTAAGACTATCACTACGGAGATAATAAAATTGCTAGTAGATTTGCGATTGCAAATTTTTAGTAATTTTATTGTTGACAATTATTAGAAATGGATTTATTATAATGAACAATTAATTAAAAAGCTGTGAGAAAGTTCTATTATAATAGCTCCACTACTCAGCGAGCTTTGATTGGTGTAAGAAAGCTAGATGACTATTATAATAATCGCTTTTGAGCAATGTGGTGAATAAAGTAGCTGGCATTGGTGACACCCAATATCGTGTTTGCGTATAGTTTTGTTTGTACGCAGTAAGAGAGTCAATAATGACTCTATCTATAAGGTGGTACCGCGCTTTGCGCCCTTTAGTCAAATTTTTGACTAAAGGGTTTTTTTGTTTCAATAAAAGGAGTGATGTCGATGATTAGTCAGATTAAGGAATTGGTGGAATGACAATAAGATAATTAATTTGGAGGAATTGATATGAAAACTGAAGGTGATCTTAATCCGAACCCATTAACTTGGAAGGATTACTTAGTAGTTGGGTCTTTATTATTTGGTTTGTTTTTTGGAGCTGGGAATTTAATTTTCCCTTTGCATTTAGGACAACTTTCTGGAGCCAATTGGGGCACTGCAATGGTAGGCTTTTTAGTAACAGCAGTTTTATTACCTTTGTTATCAGTCTTAGCAGTTAGTATTACACGTTCTGAGGGTGTCTATGATATTGGACTACCGTTAGGGTCAAC
The nucleotide sequence above comes from Bombilactobacillus bombi. Encoded proteins:
- a CDS encoding type II CAAX prenyl endopeptidase Rce1 family protein, with amino-acid sequence MQALKSPSIRVIWYIIWLALVIFSQKLEQLCLGNKGLNPLMAVIFVVLSGLILFFMWARYQHEQQCFNSPTNSLHQGITEFFGLIAFAIIAIGLFMMLISYLKAMGRFPYLINRADYLDRGSIAFWFDLLATSLVIAIEQQFVTTGFFFNYFLRRNSLGSALAGIFLSGLIYGLLNLEVLHWINFFIYMAIGWMLATIYLSTQNFRICVMMAVFIAILKVILI
- a CDS encoding pyridoxamine 5'-phosphate oxidase family protein; this translates as MQSLTEEMKTMIGEQFAFLATVDKDGYPKVGPKGSLHVLDDQHLVYYEHTFRHAYNNIISNGRVAVAVADKKAQKGFRFEGVAHLHENDEVTEKLLPKPVIERFNRGAVVIIDIQSIYKLDNTLEAGTRIAEN